A genomic stretch from Candidatus Nitrososphaera gargensis Ga9.2 includes:
- the cobI gene encoding precorrin-2 C(20)-methyltransferase: MKLFCVGCGPGDPELLTVRAVNLIKSAEVVFAPTAREGKSSIALSVVEKYVSKTAKTASLVFPMVKDKESLKDYWKRNADDIAAAVRSGKKVVYLTVGDPALYSTWIYVHRELKRNHKDIEVEIVPGIASMFAIAAKAGISLAEGEETVAIVPACYDMDRVRRTAAACDTVIFLKDGRYFDSVIEMLGESGFPDNANIAIAQDVSDEGEILDVKKLSELRGKKGPTEKYFSIMVAKKNARE, encoded by the coding sequence ATGAAGCTTTTCTGTGTTGGATGCGGACCCGGCGACCCCGAGCTTCTTACGGTGCGGGCCGTCAACCTGATAAAAAGCGCGGAGGTGGTATTCGCGCCCACTGCAAGGGAGGGCAAGTCAAGCATCGCGCTTTCAGTTGTTGAAAAATATGTTAGCAAGACGGCCAAGACCGCTAGCCTTGTCTTTCCAATGGTCAAGGACAAAGAGTCGCTCAAGGACTATTGGAAGAGGAACGCCGACGACATTGCGGCAGCAGTCAGGTCCGGCAAAAAAGTGGTCTACCTTACGGTGGGCGACCCGGCGCTGTACAGCACGTGGATCTATGTCCACCGCGAGCTGAAAAGGAACCACAAAGACATTGAAGTTGAAATAGTGCCGGGGATCGCGTCGATGTTTGCCATCGCTGCAAAGGCAGGCATCAGCCTAGCAGAAGGCGAGGAGACGGTGGCCATAGTGCCGGCGTGCTACGACATGGACAGGGTCAGGCGCACCGCGGCCGCGTGCGACACGGTCATTTTTCTCAAGGACGGGCGGTACTTTGACAGCGTGATCGAAATGCTGGGCGAGTCCGGCTTTCCCGATAATGCAAACATTGCGATAGCGCAGGACGTTTCAGATGAGGGCGAAATACTTGACGTGAAAAAATTGTCAGAGCTTCGCGGCAAGAAAGGCCCAACTGAAAAGTACTTTTCAATAATGGTGGCAAAGAAAAATGCCAGAGAGTAG
- a CDS encoding Snf7 family protein, translated as MTGFDKNWSNQSRASASEKLKESLRPQGPLKPRIETAVNKLQLQTSKLDTMITKLNERDASLFRRVVDAMQRHDTDSAKVLSNELAEVRKIARTLGQARMALEQVSMRLSTIHEMGDAMVALGPAISSIKSLKPSLGRFVPGADSEINNMQTLLNGIMMESLQGSSVGIELNTSAGGADIDQIMMEASAVAEQKVNDKFPSIPAGSFRISDTESHQQ; from the coding sequence ATGACTGGTTTCGATAAGAACTGGAGCAACCAGAGTAGGGCAAGCGCCAGCGAGAAACTCAAAGAGTCGCTGAGGCCGCAGGGCCCGCTCAAGCCAAGGATCGAGACTGCCGTTAACAAGCTGCAGTTGCAGACATCAAAGTTAGACACAATGATTACAAAGCTGAACGAGAGGGACGCCTCGCTGTTCCGAAGGGTGGTCGATGCCATGCAGAGGCACGACACAGACAGCGCCAAGGTGCTCTCAAACGAGCTTGCAGAAGTGCGCAAGATCGCAAGAACTCTGGGACAGGCCAGAATGGCGCTAGAGCAGGTATCAATGAGGCTGTCAACGATACACGAAATGGGAGACGCTATGGTCGCGCTCGGCCCGGCGATATCCTCGATAAAGAGCCTCAAGCCGAGCCTTGGAAGGTTCGTTCCAGGCGCAGACAGCGAGATAAACAACATGCAGACTCTGCTGAATGGAATAATGATGGAGTCTCTGCAGGGAAGCAGCGTTGGAATCGAGCTCAACACCAGCGCCGGTGGAGCAGATATCGACCAGATCATGATGGAAGCGTCGGCAGTCGCAGAGCAGAAGGTGAACGACAAGTTCCCATCCATCCCGGCTGGAAGCTTCAGGATCTCCGATACCGAAAGTCATCAACAGTAA
- a CDS encoding DUF1264 domain-containing protein, with product MSAYTDRRKILLGAMIATVAAILIGGVMSFQSSIAANDSNSESPTEGFNIHVTVNKHDSENLDHDMDHYCKLDDKIVAVCLLFDGTDTKAHLAQVEFIITDEQYQQLPEKEKFNWHNHAVELTPERGEPQIISLPEGVDGAALLDTLKHTYGKVVTLWDPSDEVPDFPPYVFAVDSPHALGQDENDDLECEWPEAGKEITESCGEDKD from the coding sequence ATGTCAGCGTATACCGACAGGAGAAAAATACTTCTTGGCGCGATGATAGCTACAGTGGCTGCCATTCTGATTGGAGGAGTAATGTCATTTCAAAGTTCGATTGCGGCGAATGACAGCAACAGTGAGAGCCCCACAGAGGGGTTTAACATTCATGTGACTGTAAACAAGCACGACAGCGAGAACCTTGACCACGACATGGATCATTACTGCAAGCTAGATGACAAGATAGTTGCAGTGTGTCTGCTCTTTGATGGCACCGACACTAAAGCACATCTTGCTCAGGTAGAATTCATCATCACAGACGAGCAGTACCAGCAGCTTCCAGAAAAGGAAAAGTTTAACTGGCATAACCATGCAGTTGAGCTAACACCTGAAAGAGGAGAACCACAAATAATCAGTCTCCCAGAGGGTGTTGACGGTGCAGCGTTGCTTGATACACTGAAACATACATACGGCAAAGTAGTAACGCTTTGGGATCCAAGCGATGAGGTACCAGACTTTCCACCATACGTCTTTGCAGTAGATAGTCCGCATGCGCTAGGCCAAGATGAAAATGATGACCTTGAATGTGAATGGCCAGAAGCAGGCAAGGAGATAACCGAATCGTGTGGTGAAGACAAAGATTAG
- a CDS encoding spherulation-specific family 4 protein, which produces MMKQSSIRFVAGALALLLMVPAAAGINSGNNMQAADAATATGIMVPLYTYPGGTWNRVIETKNDHPDVPVVAIVNPASGPGGSRDSNYVSGIGKLKDAGVIVIGYVSTAYTNRALSAVKSDIDKWASWYDIDGIFFDEQTNWAGKEWYYTQAGDYAESKGLDFTVGNPGANSIPSYLDTVDVVLIYESPGLPNLNNYQSWSSYDNGKLGMIPFGVGSLPTNWINNAAKLVGWIYVTNDVLPNPWDSLPPYYDEMTALLDNGSTPEEPGPNPSVPKYTLTVRSVDQDGKAINGMWMEVKKAGGSTIRTGFTPLSLTLEQGTYTVSAANYKQIIFDHWSDGTTQSSTISVNLSANTEITAHYNNGEAPSPPQQPSTVTLTVNTVDSAGEAINGYYTTLSQNGATIKTAFSPASFTLNSGQTYQVAVADYGDYVFDHWNDGSTTRQKTVTLQQSATLTAHYKSKTTEVPLQEEATLTVTSVDLSGKTVTGLWTVIKKNGATVKTGYTPLTYSAQVGSTYEVSVANYKNYVFDHWESGSKSSTRQVTVNADTTLTAYYNTRSSKMTITIKSVGLDGSPITGLWTVISGAGSATGFTPLSYTANIGSQYTITMGEWQNYRFDHWDNGSTSRSRIITPDGNNSNIVLTAYYRQ; this is translated from the coding sequence ATGATGAAACAAAGTTCTATAAGATTCGTCGCAGGAGCGCTTGCCCTGCTGCTGATGGTTCCAGCTGCGGCCGGAATCAACAGCGGCAACAACATGCAGGCTGCAGACGCGGCAACAGCAACCGGAATCATGGTCCCTCTCTACACATACCCGGGAGGGACATGGAATAGAGTCATAGAAACAAAGAACGATCACCCAGACGTGCCGGTTGTGGCCATTGTCAACCCGGCCAGCGGCCCTGGAGGATCGAGGGACTCTAACTACGTGTCCGGCATAGGCAAGCTGAAGGATGCCGGCGTCATCGTGATTGGCTATGTTTCCACTGCCTACACCAACAGAGCCCTCAGCGCGGTCAAGAGCGACATCGACAAGTGGGCCAGCTGGTACGACATCGACGGCATATTCTTTGACGAGCAGACGAACTGGGCCGGCAAAGAATGGTACTACACGCAGGCTGGCGACTATGCAGAGTCAAAGGGGCTTGACTTTACCGTAGGCAACCCCGGCGCAAACTCGATCCCGTCATACCTTGATACAGTGGACGTGGTGCTCATTTACGAGAGCCCCGGACTGCCAAACCTGAACAACTACCAGTCATGGTCGTCATATGATAACGGCAAGCTTGGCATGATCCCGTTTGGCGTGGGCTCGCTCCCAACCAACTGGATCAATAACGCCGCCAAGCTGGTAGGCTGGATATATGTCACAAACGATGTCCTGCCAAACCCGTGGGACTCGCTGCCGCCATACTATGACGAAATGACTGCACTCCTTGACAACGGCTCGACGCCAGAGGAGCCAGGGCCAAATCCTTCAGTGCCAAAATACACGCTCACCGTCAGGTCAGTTGACCAGGATGGCAAGGCCATCAACGGCATGTGGATGGAGGTCAAGAAGGCGGGCGGCTCGACCATCAGGACGGGCTTTACGCCGCTCAGCCTGACGCTGGAACAGGGGACGTACACCGTGTCTGCTGCCAACTACAAGCAGATCATATTCGATCACTGGTCTGACGGCACCACCCAGTCAAGCACGATATCGGTGAACCTGTCCGCCAACACCGAGATAACGGCCCACTACAACAACGGCGAGGCCCCCTCGCCGCCGCAGCAACCGTCGACTGTTACGCTCACAGTGAACACGGTCGACTCTGCCGGCGAGGCGATAAACGGCTACTATACGACGTTGTCGCAGAATGGCGCGACAATTAAGACAGCATTCTCACCGGCCTCGTTCACGCTCAACAGCGGCCAGACGTACCAGGTGGCTGTTGCGGACTATGGCGACTATGTGTTTGATCACTGGAACGACGGAAGCACCACAAGGCAAAAGACAGTCACGTTGCAGCAGTCAGCGACTCTCACGGCGCACTACAAGTCCAAGACGACGGAGGTGCCGCTGCAGGAAGAAGCGACCTTGACAGTAACGTCGGTAGACCTCAGCGGCAAGACGGTGACGGGCCTCTGGACGGTGATAAAGAAGAACGGCGCGACCGTCAAGACCGGCTACACCCCGCTGACGTATAGCGCGCAGGTCGGTTCGACATACGAAGTCTCTGTGGCCAACTACAAGAACTATGTCTTTGACCACTGGGAGAGCGGCAGCAAGAGCAGCACAAGGCAGGTGACGGTGAATGCCGACACGACCCTCACCGCCTACTACAATACCAGATCGTCAAAGATGACTATCACCATAAAGTCGGTGGGGCTTGACGGCTCGCCCATAACAGGGCTCTGGACTGTCATAAGTGGCGCAGGCTCGGCCACCGGCTTTACCCCGTTGTCCTACACTGCCAACATAGGCTCGCAGTACACGATAACAATGGGCGAATGGCAGAACTACAGGTTCGACCACTGGGACAACGGAAGCACCAGCAGATCACGGATCATAACGCCTGACGGCAACAACAGCAACATAGTGCTTACTGCCTACTACAGGCAGTAA
- the cobM gene encoding precorrin-4 C(11)-methyltransferase: MPESSNTVYFVGSGPGDPELITLKAKKLVEQADVIIYSGSLFNPKNLEYARKDAKLYDAAVIDREKIYQILRDSAKEGKLAIRFHDGDPALFSTIREQIDKLEADGIKCKVVPGVTAILGAAADLNLELTLPGITQTLIVTRAELRTPVPARESIAELAKHGATMVFYLSVHLIGDVVKELLKGGVYTENTPAAVVYRATWEDEKIIKGTLGDIAKKTREAKIIKTALIIVGDVIAPAKYEYSKVYDAGFTHGYRKAVVKEEEKKG; the protein is encoded by the coding sequence ATGCCAGAGAGTAGTAACACCGTATATTTCGTGGGCTCTGGACCGGGCGACCCCGAGCTTATCACGCTCAAGGCCAAAAAGCTGGTAGAGCAGGCAGACGTTATCATTTACTCCGGCTCGCTCTTTAACCCAAAGAACTTGGAGTATGCAAGAAAGGATGCCAAGCTATACGACGCGGCAGTCATTGACAGGGAAAAGATCTACCAGATCCTCCGGGATTCTGCAAAGGAGGGCAAGCTTGCGATAAGGTTCCACGATGGCGACCCGGCGCTCTTTAGCACCATTCGCGAACAGATAGACAAGCTCGAAGCTGACGGCATAAAGTGCAAGGTAGTACCCGGCGTCACTGCGATACTTGGGGCCGCGGCCGACCTCAACCTCGAGCTGACGCTGCCGGGCATCACCCAGACCCTGATAGTGACGAGGGCAGAGCTTCGAACACCTGTACCAGCTCGCGAATCAATAGCCGAGCTTGCAAAGCACGGCGCCACGATGGTGTTCTACCTGAGCGTGCACCTGATAGGCGACGTTGTCAAGGAGCTGCTAAAGGGTGGCGTCTACACTGAAAATACGCCGGCCGCCGTTGTATACAGGGCGACTTGGGAGGACGAAAAAATAATCAAGGGGACGTTAGGCGACATTGCGAAAAAAACAAGGGAAGCAAAAATAATCAAGACTGCGCTGATAATCGTAGGCGACGTGATCGCTCCTGCAAAATACGAATATTCCAAGGTGTATGATGCAGGATTCACGCACGGATACAGAAAAGCAGTAGTAAAAGAAGAAGAAAAGAAAGGATAG
- a CDS encoding ferredoxin: MADSKGYYAVLGVSEKASYKEIRHAYRRLARKYHPDRNNSAFAEEMIKKINAAFEVLSDETKRAQYDRSEFDSAPEPEPTYEPEPVQQPNSPEPWKMANENVVADFFNGPYFLDTPKGRFHIIVEPSLCMAFGSCETLAPKVFVVEKNKRVNPKAVVECETCADYERIHAAAATCPTKAIKIIDRYTGEQLYP; the protein is encoded by the coding sequence TTGGCTGATAGCAAGGGCTACTATGCAGTTCTCGGCGTTTCGGAAAAAGCCAGCTACAAGGAGATCAGGCATGCCTATCGGCGGCTTGCTCGCAAGTATCATCCTGACAGGAACAACTCTGCCTTTGCTGAAGAGATGATCAAAAAGATAAACGCCGCGTTTGAAGTGCTGTCTGATGAAACAAAAAGGGCGCAGTACGATAGGAGCGAGTTTGACAGTGCGCCAGAGCCTGAGCCTACGTACGAGCCAGAGCCGGTGCAGCAGCCAAACAGCCCGGAGCCTTGGAAAATGGCGAACGAAAACGTGGTCGCGGACTTTTTCAATGGGCCGTATTTCCTTGACACGCCAAAGGGAAGGTTCCACATTATTGTCGAGCCGTCTCTCTGCATGGCGTTTGGCAGCTGCGAGACCCTTGCACCAAAGGTCTTTGTAGTTGAAAAGAACAAGAGGGTCAACCCCAAGGCGGTAGTGGAGTGCGAGACCTGCGCCGACTATGAAAGGATACACGCCGCAGCTGCCACGTGCCCCACCAAGGCGATCAAGATAATCGACCGTTACACGGGCGAACAACTGTACCCGTAG
- a CDS encoding VOC family protein, giving the protein MFHKIGAVILLVSDMKRSTKFYRDTLGMKLKQQSKDWTEFSEGGTVLALHPSSKKRIKKNNSMLVGFSISDFDDVVSSLKKKKVKFYKKPKEEPFGKHAIIQDPDGHLISIVQMPQEELAQIPYYHGFAPA; this is encoded by the coding sequence ATGTTCCACAAGATAGGCGCCGTCATCCTGCTTGTTTCAGACATGAAAAGGTCGACCAAATTCTACCGCGACACGCTTGGCATGAAATTAAAACAACAGTCAAAGGACTGGACAGAATTTTCAGAAGGGGGCACGGTGCTTGCACTCCACCCATCAAGCAAGAAAAGGATAAAAAAGAACAATAGCATGCTCGTAGGTTTCAGCATAAGCGACTTTGACGATGTGGTTAGTAGTCTGAAAAAGAAAAAGGTAAAGTTTTACAAAAAGCCAAAGGAGGAGCCGTTTGGCAAGCACGCGATAATTCAGGACCCAGACGGGCACTTGATATCAATAGTCCAGATGCCTCAGGAAGAGCTTGCGCAGATCCCCTACTATCACGGGTTTGCGCCGGCCTGA
- a CDS encoding HD domain-containing protein, translated as MSDFPKAGFARLLKFFTNTDDVVKLTRAFGLATKIHKGELLNKTEPYINHPLRVALILVEELQMRDADLACAALLHDAHGSIVDEELKEHGERVYSIVRAAATQASADDQFAAMSKAPKDVKYIRLAERLDSARSMKNHAFRDKMIRFKDETEKYVVPIATATDDRLAFKLSVALYELK; from the coding sequence ATGAGCGATTTTCCAAAGGCCGGCTTTGCCAGGCTGCTAAAATTCTTTACCAATACTGATGATGTTGTCAAGCTTACAAGGGCATTTGGCCTTGCAACCAAGATCCACAAGGGCGAGCTTTTGAACAAGACCGAGCCGTACATCAACCACCCGCTGAGGGTGGCCCTCATTCTGGTCGAGGAGCTCCAGATGCGCGATGCCGACCTTGCATGTGCTGCCCTTTTGCACGACGCCCATGGCAGCATAGTGGACGAAGAACTCAAAGAGCACGGCGAGCGGGTCTACTCTATCGTGCGCGCTGCCGCTACGCAGGCCAGCGCCGATGATCAGTTTGCTGCCATGTCCAAGGCGCCCAAGGATGTGAAATACATCAGGCTCGCCGAGCGGCTGGACAGCGCCCGATCGATGAAGAATCACGCATTTAGAGACAAGATGATAAGGTTCAAGGACGAAACGGAAAAGTACGTCGTGCCAATCGCGACTGCTACTGACGACAGACTTGCGTTCAAGCTTTCAGTCGCGCTCTATGAGCTGAAATAG